One Sediminispirochaeta bajacaliforniensis DSM 16054 genomic window, CCTGCAGTCGGAGCATGAACGCTTTTTGACCGAAACGGTCTGTAAGGGGCCGGTGATAGTAACCGACTATCCCAAAGAAATAAAGGCCTTTTACATGAAGCTTAACGATGACGGAAAGAGCGTCGCGGCCATGGATGTGCTTGTTCCCAGACTTGGGGAGATCATAGGAGGCAGCGAGAGGGAGAGCCGGCTCTCGGTACTTGAGCAGCGTATTCACGACACGGGGTTGAATCCTGAAGAGTACTGGTGGTATCTTGATCTTCGTCGTTTCGGTACGGTTCCCCACTCCGGTTTTGGACTTGGTTTTGAGCGGCTTATTCAGTATGTCACGGGAATGCAAAACATCAGAGATGTTATTCCGTTTCCCAGAACGGTCGGCAACGCCGCCTTTTAGCTGCCGACAAAGATAAGGCTGAGTGCCGGTATATAGGTTATCAGTAAAACAGCAACCAGCATCACAAGGAAAAAGGGAAGCACCGACCGGTATATAGTCGGGAGGGGCTTCCCGAATCGATAGCTGGCAAGAAAAAGATTCAAACCGACAGGCGGCGTGAGATAACCGAGTTCCAGATTTGCAAGGAAAATGATTCCAAGATGTACAGGATGTACTCCGAACAGCTCTCCCAAAGGGAGGATGAGGGGGACAACCACCATGATCGCCGAAAAGATATCCATGAGACAGCCGGTTATCAAAAGGCCGATATTAAGTAAAAGTAAAAAAAGCAGCCGGGAGGAAATATGGGCTTCCATCCAGGCGGCGAGCTTCATGGGAATTTCCGCATCGACAATGTAATAAGCAAGGCCCCGACTTGATGCAAGAATAATCAGCACCCCTCCGATAATAGGGACACTTTTTACTAGGACCGATGGTAATCTGCGAAGCGAAATATCTCGATGGATGCACATCTCAACGATGAGCGCATAGAGTAAGGTGACAGCCCCGGTTTCCACTATGGTGGCTATTCCCGTCAAATAGGGAACAAGCACGACAAGCGGTAAGAGCCCTTCCCAAAGCGCATTACCTATGACACGCAGGACAGGTCCATGGTCGGACTCCTTTACCATTACCCCTTTGGATGATGCCCGGAAGCCCATGAACGAGACCATGACTACCATGATCACGCCGGGAATAATGCCTGCCAAAAACATATCACGAATACTGATTTGGGCGACGACTCCATAGAGGATGATGGGCAGGCTGGGAGGAAAAAGGAGACCGATACTTCCGCTGCCGGTGAGTAAACCGTCGACAAAGCGTTCATCAAAGCCGTTTTTTCTAAGAATAACCGACAAAAGACCACCGAGGGCCAAAATGGTCACCCCGGAAGCGCCGGTAAAGGTCGTAAAAAAGGCACAGACAATAACAGCCACCGCGGCCATACCGCCGGGAAGTCCCCGAAACAGGAGATGAAAAAGGGCAATGAGGCGTTCACCCGCCCCACTTTCGGAAAGGACAAAACCGGCCACGGTAAATAAGGGAATTGCCGCAATGGTCTGGGCGGTCAACATCGAATAGGATTCGATCGGTACAACCTCAAGACTGCCGAAGGATTGGGCAAAAAGAAGCAGGGCCCCACCGCCGAGTACGACAAAAAGCGGCACGCCCAGAAAAGCAGCGAAGATAAAAAGTATCAGCAGCAACGGTACCACGTTTTCCGCCGCATTGTAGTAAACCTGGACAGCAGTATCGATAAAATCCAAGGGAACAGGGAAAAAGGCAAGCAGGTTTGCCACCGCAGGCAGGGCGAGAAGCGTCCCGCAGACGATTGCTGTCACGCTGCAAAAAAACACAGGGCGGGGGCAGCGGTCATCCCCAATGAGACGGGAGATAAAGCCGAAGGCCATGAAAAGATAGCCCAGCGGCATGATGAGGATGATCAGTCGTGTTGGAATAACCCCCACCATAGCATCGGGACCGAAGGCTATAAGTAACATCGAGAGACTAGTCCAGGCAAATGCAATGGAAACGGCGACGGAAATGAAGGTCCCCGCAAGAGAAATAGCAAAGGCCTTTCTACCTTTAAGAATATGGGCAACGGCAGAAATGCTTAGATGATCGCCATTGATCGCACCAGCGATCCCTCCGAGAAAGGTAAGAATGAGCACAAGGTGGGTAATATAGTCGGATGAAGCGGTAATCCCCCTGCTGAAAAACAGACGCAGGAGGATTTCAGAAACAGGAAGGGCGACGAGCAGGAGGATCGACAGACCGGAGATATAGGAAACGACGCGTTCTATTCGTCTCATTTTTTCCTGTACTCTTCAAGATACGCCTGAATCTCCTGCAGGACATCTCCTGAGTAATCCTTATCCAGTCCTGAGGAATAGGCATGGGCGATTTCCTCTTCCCACAGCTCCCATTGCTGATCGCTTAAGGTATGGACCACCAGACCGTTTTCCTTCATGATCGACATTGCCTCCTCCTCAAGCTGGGTAGAGCGCTCGTACAGGGGCTTGATATGCTCCTGGGCCGATTCAAGGAGCCGTATTCTAAGCGATTCCGGTATCCGCTTCCAGCTGCGGTCACTGAATACGAGAGCACCGAGCAGCGGAGAAATCGGATATTCAAGCATATGGTTTGCAACGCCGAAGACCTGGTAGGCCGCTGCCGCAAGGGGGCTTGTGAAGGTTGCCTCAATCATTCCCCCCTGAAAAGAGCTGAGCCAGTCTATCGTGTCGACGGGCAGAACCCTGTATCCCATATTTTTCCATATCCGTTCCATTCCCTCTTGTCCCGGAATGATCCCCAGACGCAAACGCTTTAGATCATCTGGGGTAATGACAGGTTTTGTGGAGAAAAATTTTATCCAACCGGCCATGGTCCAGGTAACCAGTTTGTACCCCTTCTCGCTGACGATCTTGTCGAAGGTCGGTTCCATCCTGGGGACAAGATAATCATACTCATCGGCACTGCGGATAATACGGGGAAGGCTCATAATGAAAAGATCGGGGCTGATGATATCAAGTCCGATGGAGGTGAGAACCACACCGTCGAGCTGCCCTACCCTCATCTTTCTGATCATGGCCTCTTCGTCGCCCGCAATTCCTCCGGCATAGATTTTTATACTGAGGCGGCCATCGGAAATTTCTTCCCAGTCTTCAGCGATCTCTTTCAGGGTCTGGTCCCATGGACTTCCGGCTGGTGCTATACTTCCGATTTTTAAGGTCAGAGCGGGTAGACTCATCACGGCAAACAGACAATACAGAACGGCAACACCAAACATGGTTTTTCTTTTCATTTTACTCCTCCGATTGTTCATCGGGAATAACGACAAAAAAATCCTCGGCATGAGCAAGAAGCCACCGAGCCTTCTCCTCTTGAAGGGTATTTACCAGCCGGGAATCAGGCCACTTTTCCATATCGACGGCGAGCCCCTTTTCAAGCATAGCCCGAAACCCCTCGTAATCCTGCTGTGGAACACAGACACCCTCGGCATAGGCGACAAAAGGGCTCACAAGTCCCTCTTCACCCAGCTTAAGCGATCGTTCAAAATGATGATATGCGGCTCGGTAGGGATCGCTGATTGGATCAATCCCGAGGCCGTGGTAATAATCGGCCTCCCATGTCCGAACGGGGTCGTCGGAGGGAGCCACATTCGGCCGATAACGCATCGCTTCGGGCAGAGCGGGAAGCACAGCAATGGCAAGCTCATGAAGGGCTCCGTAATTAAAGCCTTCGTCAAGACAGAGTGCCCGCACAAGAAGGGCATATGCGGTGGGGGCCTCCGCCATTCGCCTCATATTGAAGCCTTCGGCCGAAATTGCCCCAAACCATCCGGCGGCAGCCCAGTAGAGATCCGAAACATCTTCCTTCGAACAGTTCCCCAGTGCCTCGTCGTATCGTTTTTCATCCAACAGACGAATGCATCCGTCGTGCCGCGTTTCAAGGGCTCTTAATGCATAATCGCGTCCCCTAAGATAGAGAGAGGCGGCACGCTGTAGCATATGGCGCTGCTTTTCCCACGAGGATTCCATACTGGCAGGAAGCTGACAAAAGGCATTGGCATAAGAGACAAACCCCTCACCAGCGGCAGAAAGAAGGGCCGGATGGTCCGGATGATCGACTAATAGGGCCTCGTACATTTTCAAGGCAAAGGGCAGCGATTGTGCTGCCAATTCAGGATCGCTTTCGCCGCTAAAAACCGTCGAACTTCCTGCTCCGGTTAAGGCGTCTATTGCCATTTCCGTAGCAAATTTCGAAGGGGAGCAAGCCGTCACCAGGGCAAGAAGCAGAACTACTAAAAAAACAAGATCAAAGGTTTTTTTCATGATTTACCCCTTGTTATGTTTTGCCAATAGGGTATCAAAGGCATTTGCAAATGGAGTGTAATGTTGTTCTCCACCCTTTTTTTGTGTGGGCATGATACCAGAAAATCGCAATTCGGTCATGATATTTCTCATGCTTACCCGTTCGGCGATATTCTCTTTAGTATAGACCGATCCATCGGTATCAATGGCTACGCCCCCCCGTTCAACCACCCTCGATGCAAGGAGAATGTCACGGCTGATACAAATATCCCCGGCTTCACATTGCTGTACAAGGGCATCATCCGCCGAATCGTCCCCCTTTCCTACAAGTACCATCTCCTGATTGGAAGATTCTACATCAGGCAAAAGGCGGTCGGCAAAAAAAAGAGCGGGAATCCCCAAGCGCTCGGCCGCCCGAATCACAATGGCACGAACATTTCTCGGACAACCGTCAGCGTCAACTAATAATTTCACCCAAAAGATCTCCAGGCAGGGTGGCTATATAGGCTTGCCCCTCTCCTTTTATCTGCAAGCCGCAAGATGCAGGAAGGAAGAGACTCTGTCCGCGTTTTGCCTCCACTGAATCCGCTTGCCCCGATACTCGAAACAGAAGATGCCCCTTTGTCACCAAAACGACCGCAGGGAAACGGCCTTCAATGGTTGCTTCGCCGCCGTCGAACCGCTGCAATTCAAACTCTTGTGCCGGCGTTTGGTAGCGGAATAGCCCTGTATTCGACTTGACCGGCGTAAGTATTGCAGGGGTGGCAGAAGAAAAGATGAGCACCGATTCAAGTTCATTCATATCGATATGTTTGTGTGTAAGCCCTCCCCGAAGGACATTATCGGAGTTTGCCATAAGCTCGACGCCTACCCCTTCCACATAGGCGTGAAGCAGGCCTGCCGGTTGATAAAGGGCCTGACCGGGAGCCAAGCGGATTACATTAAGATAAAGCGGTGCCGATACGGCAGGATCATCGGGATAATAGTCGATAAATCTACGAACAAGAGCAGCTTCTTTTTGCTTTCCGTCAAGAGGCCCTCTTTCTTCCCTCGCCCAAGAAGCGAGAGCATCGGTAAGTTCTTTGCTATCCTCTTTCTCAAGATTAAGAAGGGCCGTAAAAAAGGAGGAAAGAGCATGTTCTTTTCCCTTAAGTAAAGGGAGGAGTTTTTCTTCCGCCGTACGGCTTTTTAAACGTGAAAAACCGTCGATAATTTCGCTTCGATCACGAAAGCCGCACATGGCGGTAAAAGGAGTGAGGGCCGCTATGATTTCCGGTTTGTGATTTCTATCGCGATAGTTGCGGTGAGGGGCGTCAATGGGAATTCCGGCAGCTTCCTCTCTGGCAAATCCCGCCTCCGCCTGTGCTTTATTAGGATGGGCCTGAATCGAAAGAGGCGTCTTTGCCGCAAGAACCTTAAAAAGAAAGGGCAAACGCCCACCATATTTCCCATTAATCCCGGAGCCGAGAAAAGCCTCGGGATTGGTACTCAAAAGATCTCCCAATTCCTCGAACTTCCCCTCATTAGACAATACCTTACTCGGACCGCGGGGATGGTCCCCCATCCAGAGCTCGGCAAAGGGGCGGCCATCGGCTTTGATCCCCAAAAGCTCGGGGATAGCCGTCTCTTCCCCCCAGGGATAATGCTGTACAATATTCTGTAGAAAATACGCATCACACTTCATACAACTAGTGTATACCGGTCCTCAAGAGATAGTCAAAGGGAGGGCCCTTGCCAGAAAGGGTAATATCGCCCCATACTGTAGAAACAAAACCCGAAACAACAGGTAGGAATCAAAGATGACGTCGAAAGGAAAGCTGGATACATTATTTGCAAACCAGTTCCGTCGAGAAAGCAGCTGTTTGGTCGTCAGCCCGGGAAGAACGGAACTTTGCGGTAATCATACCGATCATAATCGAGGTAAAGTCCTTGCTGCGGCAATAGATCTTGCCAAGACGGCCGCCGTTGCGGCGAGGGACGATATGCGGGTTGAGATCATCACGGAGGGGTTACCCGAACGGGTAGACCTTATAATCGATAATGACGAGCCGCGAAAAGAGGAACAAGGAAGCTCCGCTGCCCTTGTACGGGGGGTTATTGCAGCCCTTCACAGGAAGGGCTTTAAAACGAAAGGTTTTTCTGCCTTCGTTCGCAGCAGAGTGGCTCTTGGTTCCGGTTTAAGCTCTTCGGCAAGCTTTGAAGTGCTCATTGCAAAAATCATCTCCAGACTCTTTAACAACGACACTATCGATCCCTTGACCATGGCCCTCGCTGGACAAGAGGCGGAAAATCGTTTTTTCGGAAAGCCCTGCGGCCTTATGGACCAGATTGCCTGTTCCTACGGCGGTATTGTGTCCGTTGATCTGGAATATCCGGATAAGCCGATAATCGAATCGGTCGACTTTAGCTTTTACGACCACGGGTACACCCTCGCCGTGATTCATACGGGGGGTAGTCATGCCGATCTTACCGGCGATTATGCGGCGGTTCCCCAAGAGATGGAGGCTGTCGCCCGTTTTTTCGGAAAAACGGCATGTCGCCAGTTGTCGCGAAATCAGATTTTCGAAGAGCTTCCATCCCTTCGAAAATCGGTTGGAGACAGGGCTGTATTGCGTGCACTCCATTTCTTCAACGAAAATGCGCGTGTAACAGAAGCCGCTGAAGCATTAAAAAAAGGAGACATGCAGGAATATCTTTCGATCATACGGGCTTCTGCCAAAAGTAGCCGGGATCTGCTTCAGAATATCTATTCCCCATCCAAACCGGAGGAACAGAATATCTCCATGGCTTTGGCCCTTGCCGAAGAGTTGATTGATAATGATGGAGCCTGCCGGGTACATGGAGGAGGCTTTGCCGGAACCATCCAGGTCTATGTTCCCAACGACCGATTTTCCTTTTTTCGAGAAAGGATGGAGCATTACCTAGGAAAAGGAAGTGTCACTCCCATCTTAATATCCTCAACGGGGAGCGATAAACTTGACCACCAACCGTCGACCGTCGTATAAAAATAAAACGCGTACGTAATACATCAATCCGAGGAGTATCCAGATGAATATTTCACTACTACAGAAAAGCCGATATGGCTATAAGCCTGTTCTCCCGAAGGCGCTTTCAGGTGATCTGGGCACGTTAAAAACGGTGAAGGGAGAGGCAACAGAGTCGGTTGCCAATCAGAATGAACTGAAACAACTCTTTCCCATAGGCTACGGAAAGCCAATCGTTACCTTTGAACCCGGCGAGGGCAGTGTCACTTCAAGAGCCTTAAAGGTGGGTGTCATTCTTTCCGGAGGACAGGCCCCAGGCGGACATAATGTCATTGCAGGACTCTACGACGGTTTGAAGAGATGTAATCCGGAATCGAAGTTGTTCGGCTTTCTCGGAGGCCCCTCAGGGATTCTGAATGATAAAGCCATTGAACTTACCGACGGGTATGTCGACCAGTACCGCAATACCGGAGGATTCGACATTATCGGTTCCGGCAGAACAAAACTGGAAACCGAAGAGCAATTTGCCCGCTGTGCGGAAGTTTGTAAAGCCAGAGGCATAGAGGCCATCGTTATTATTGGAGGTGATGATTCCAATACGAACGCTGCAGTTCTGGCCGAATACTTTGCAAGGCAGAAACATGACCTTTCGGTGATTGGTGTTCCTAAAACCATCGATGGCGATCTGAAAAATGAGCAGATCGAGGTAAGTTTTGGTTTCGATACCGCTACAAAAACATACTCCGAACTGATTGGTAATATTGAACGTGATGCAAACTCTGCCAAGAAGTATTGGCATTTTATCAAGTTGATGGGGCGATCTGCCAGCCATATCTGCCTCGAGTGTGCCCTCCAGACACACCCAAGCATCGCTCTTATCAGCGAAGAGGTCGAAGAGAAAGGAATGACGCTCAATGAGATAGTCAACCAGATTGTCGATGTCGTTGTGACAAGGAGCAAAGAGGGTGAAGAATTCGGCGTTGCCCTTGTACCCGAAGGGTTAATTGAATTCGTTCCGGAGATGAAACACCTTATTGAGGAGCTCAATGATCTGCTGGCTCACCACGAGGAACATTTTTCTACCCTCAGGACCTTTGAGGATCAGTCCGAATGGGTAAATAAGAACCTTTCACGAGACAGTTCCTATGTCTTCTCCAGCCTGCCGAACAATATTCAACGCCAGCTCCTCATGGACAGAGATCCCCACGGAAATGTACAGGTATCAAGAATAGAAACCGAGCAGCTGCTTATTGAAATGGTTGCGGATAAGCTTGAAGAGATGAAGCACGACGGCAAATATGCGGGAAAGTTCTCTACACAGCACCACTTTTTCGGATATGAGGGGCGTTGCGCCTTTCCCTCCAATTTTGATGCAAACTACTGCTATGCCCTTGGTTTCAATGCTGCGATTCTTATCCGGGAGGGCCTAAGCGGCTATATTTCCTCCATCAGAAACCTCGGAGAGCCAGCCTCCGAATGGGTTGCAGGGGGAATTCCTCTTACCATGATGATGAACATGGAGCTTCGGCACGGAGAGATGAAGCCTGTTATCAAGAAGGCTCTTGTCGATTTATCGGGAGCTCCTTTCCGAACATTCGTCGCACACAGAGATGAATGGGCGATTAAAACCAGCTTTACCTACCCCGGCGCAATCCAGTACTACGGGCCGGACGAAGTGTGTAATAAGCCTACTATTTCCCTAAGCCTCGAGGCGGGAAAAGAGCTTATCTGATACCTATGATAAAGGGCGGTTTCAACTGACGCCGCCCTTTATGTGTTATATATAATTAATATTATTGTGATACTACGTCGTTTTTTTCCATACCCCATTTTGATGTTTTCACTTCTCATTTCACTCCTCTGTTTTTCCTGTGCAACAAGGTATCCCAATGCCTATCTCGATACCTCGATGTACAGAATCGAACAGGACCGAAAAAGCATCGAAGAAGAGGAAGGGCTTTCGTTTCCGTTGTCGGAAAAACAGTATCTGGAAGAGGACATAAACGGACACTTGCCTGAAACTATTTATATAAAGACCCGTACGCAAACCTTCAATACCAATTACAATTTCATTCTCGTCGACGGCCGCATCTACTATAAGTCGAAAGATGAGGAAACAAAGCCGACGAATTGGGCCCTTTTGACAAAAACGGGATTGCCACACAGACGTTTTTCCCTGAATTTTCATCATGCATCACGAATTGTGGAGATTTCGGCGGACGCCGATGAACTCATGGCCTTGTCCGATGAAGGAGTATTCTACCGCATCAAACTTGGCTACAGCCTCCGGCAGAGGAAAGAAAGATGGTATGATGTTCAGGGGTGGCCCTACCAATCACAGTTAAAGATAAATCCCCTTGTCGTGGGAAACCGCGCTTGGAGCATCGGTATCCGTAACGATCAGGTCCTTTGGTACGAAGATATCTATCACAATCAGCATCACTATGGGACCATGGGGATCAACACCATCTACGTTCTCGGAAAAGAAGGTCAAGAAATACGATTTGCAGATACAGGATTGCCTAGTGATTTCAGTCATAATCTTCTTGGCCCGGAACGGGGAAGTTTTATAGCTGAATCAATCAGTGCAAGTGCATCGACCATGTTCCTTATAAATGCGGCCGGAGAGATGTATACCCGTTTGGCGGATTTCGACACCATCGGGAGTGATCCGATGTTCTATAAATATACCTATGAGAAACAGGATTTCGGTATAGCAGGTTCCGATTACCGTTCCAATTTCACCCCATGGGCCCTGCCCTCTGAGCCTTGGCAAAGGCAGCCGCCCATCAACCTGTCGGAAGGGGCACGTCTATCCCGTCGCATTACGATACTTCAGACCGGAAGGGGAAATGAAGCCCGCGAACTGCGTGTCGCGGGAAGCAATGCTGCGGGAGAAAACGGATATTATTATAAGATGCTCACCGATCAAACATGGTCTTTTCGAAAGGCCCCGCTCTTTTTGTCGGAAGAGGATTTTCTTGATGATCAACTGGTTCGTAAAGGAAGTGCACCTCGGGGGATTAGGCAGGAGCATGCCTTTGAGGGCAGATTGTGGACGAACAATCTTCCGGATAGCGAATATACCTTCTCCATTCCCGATTTTTCGATTCAGGAAGGATCCTGTCATCTTATTATCCTACGGGGAGAAGAGTCTTTTACCCTCGTTCTTCACCCCGTAGAGATGTGGACCTATCTCAAGAGATATAATCCTGGCAGAGACGGTACCGCGAAGCTTTTTTTTATCACCACCGAGGTCTCCACAGATTATGAAGCCTTGTCTCCGGAATTTTCGGCAATGATACGGGACTATATTGCACCCGAAAGCCTACAGCTTTTTGCTTATGTTGCCGAGGCAACAAGCGATTATGTGCTCATAAAACCGAAAACAAGTCGTAATCAGCACTCCTATCTTTTTTTGACAAAATCGGGTGAAGAAAAACCATATAACCCCGAGATTATAAGAACGGGAGCCGAAGGAGATGATACGTTAATCTCCCGCTATATGTCGGAGGAACTAGTTCTCAAGGATCCTCATCGTGTGGACATACGGCGGAGAAGCGAGGTCGAAAAAAAGCTTGCCGAAAATATCGAGTATCGGAAAACCCTTGATAAGGCGCTGCGGTTATTTCGCGGCTATGCAAGAAGTTCCGATCTCTCACGCCTGGCCTATTCGGCCTTTGACGGACTATCATTCATCACCTTTATGCAGCATATCGATTTCCCCAAAATTAAGACCTTGACCATGTTCGGTGAACCGATCATGGAGAACAACCACAATCTCTATACCGCAATGGCCGAGAATAAGGATTGGCTGTACGGGAATATCATAGAGCTTCTTGATTTGCGCATAGCTGCGTATCGAGATCTGTTGGAAGATTTCGACGATAATAACTATACGGCAGCTGTTTCGCCCCATTATGCAGAGGACTATATCGGTTATTTTCATAAGCTTGGAATTCCTTCTTCAACACGAGGTTCCCTCTTCCTTTCCGATGGTACAACGGCACAAGGCAAGATATTTCCGATCTCGCCTCTTTTTCCGGGATTTCTTATCGTTAACGATGATACGTCGGACCTTATTCTTGTTGAACTGATAAAACCGGGACAGGCAATCTCGCATCTTCTTCAGGACGAGCAAAGGGAAAAGGTCCTCAAAACGAAGGTCCGCTTTTATCTTATGCATGCCTCCGATGGGGCAGAAACAGCGCTTTCCTCATTGCAAGGTGCAAGCGGATGGATTGAATGGGACGATAGTCACCTTACCGTTGTACAGCGAATTTCTCTTTTAAAGGCGAAACGGGTGTTTATCGCCTTTACGCACTGAAATCACAAATCAATCTTATATCTGCTTATCGGCAACGGCATCATAGGTGAGCTCAAGGGCTTTTCGCACTTCCGGATAGTTTTCGTAGAGTAAAGTCGTCAAAACCTCGATAAGAAAATAAAAAGGCAGTCGGGTACTTAATTCCGCCTGAAGAGCCGGAATTTTGATCGCCGTAATCATACTGCAATCCGACAGTTCTATTAATGGCGATTTTATATGGTTTGTAAACGATACAATCCTCGCCTTCGCTTTTTTCGCCAGCTTCACTGTCTCCAGAATTCCCTTTGTTGCTCCCGAAAAAGAAAATACAATCAGCAAATCTTCAGGACTTAATAAAGAAACCCGGTACGCCTGGACATGATCATCAGCATCAAGCGAAATGTTCCCAAACCCGAGTCGCAACAACCTGTACACAAAGTCCTGCGCCATAGGAAACGATCCGCCGAAACCGATCACAATAATCTTTCGTGCCGATCTAATATGCTGTGCCGTCTCGAGCAGAGCCGCCTCATCGGTATTCCGAACGGTAATATTCAGTTGTTTGATTACTTTTTTCCGATAGCTTTCGAGAAAAGAGCCGTTATCGCCTTCTTTTATCTGTTCAACATGATTATTTTCAGTTGCAAGACGAATTTTGAAATCCTGAAACCCAGAACAGCCGATTTTCTTACAAAAACGAATAATGGTTCCATATCCGACTCCGCTTTCTTCTATAACTTCCGTAATGGTTTTAAATATGATCTGCGGATTTCTTTTAATATAGGTAATTAATTTCTGCTCAGTCGAACTAAAAACATTCGACTGAGTCTCAATCTTATCCCATAAAAGCATATCGTTTTTATAGCACAGTTCCATTATTCTGTCTTTGTAACTTTGCTGCTATATTTGGGAATACCCGCTTTGGGGTTCTTTTTG contains:
- a CDS encoding TRAP transporter TatT component family protein, with the protein product MKKTFDLVFLVVLLLALVTACSPSKFATEMAIDALTGAGSSTVFSGESDPELAAQSLPFALKMYEALLVDHPDHPALLSAAGEGFVSYANAFCQLPASMESSWEKQRHMLQRAASLYLRGRDYALRALETRHDGCIRLLDEKRYDEALGNCSKEDVSDLYWAAAGWFGAISAEGFNMRRMAEAPTAYALLVRALCLDEGFNYGALHELAIAVLPALPEAMRYRPNVAPSDDPVRTWEADYYHGLGIDPISDPYRAAYHHFERSLKLGEEGLVSPFVAYAEGVCVPQQDYEGFRAMLEKGLAVDMEKWPDSRLVNTLQEEKARWLLAHAEDFFVVIPDEQSEE
- a CDS encoding YaiI/YqxD family protein; the encoded protein is MKLLVDADGCPRNVRAIVIRAAERLGIPALFFADRLLPDVESSNQEMVLVGKGDDSADDALVQQCEAGDICISRDILLASRVVERGGVAIDTDGSVYTKENIAERVSMRNIMTELRFSGIMPTQKKGGEQHYTPFANAFDTLLAKHNKG
- a CDS encoding TRAP transporter large permease, with the protein product MRRIERVVSYISGLSILLLVALPVSEILLRLFFSRGITASSDYITHLVLILTFLGGIAGAINGDHLSISAVAHILKGRKAFAISLAGTFISVAVSIAFAWTSLSMLLIAFGPDAMVGVIPTRLIILIMPLGYLFMAFGFISRLIGDDRCPRPVFFCSVTAIVCGTLLALPAVANLLAFFPVPLDFIDTAVQVYYNAAENVVPLLLILFIFAAFLGVPLFVVLGGGALLLFAQSFGSLEVVPIESYSMLTAQTIAAIPLFTVAGFVLSESGAGERLIALFHLLFRGLPGGMAAVAVIVCAFFTTFTGASGVTILALGGLLSVILRKNGFDERFVDGLLTGSGSIGLLFPPSLPIILYGVVAQISIRDMFLAGIIPGVIMVVMVSFMGFRASSKGVMVKESDHGPVLRVIGNALWEGLLPLVVLVPYLTGIATIVETGAVTLLYALIVEMCIHRDISLRRLPSVLVKSVPIIGGVLIILASSRGLAYYIVDAEIPMKLAAWMEAHISSRLLFLLLLNIGLLITGCLMDIFSAIMVVVPLILPLGELFGVHPVHLGIIFLANLELGYLTPPVGLNLFLASYRFGKPLPTIYRSVLPFFLVMLVAVLLITYIPALSLIFVGS
- a CDS encoding TRAP transporter substrate-binding protein, giving the protein MKRKTMFGVAVLYCLFAVMSLPALTLKIGSIAPAGSPWDQTLKEIAEDWEEISDGRLSIKIYAGGIAGDEEAMIRKMRVGQLDGVVLTSIGLDIISPDLFIMSLPRIIRSADEYDYLVPRMEPTFDKIVSEKGYKLVTWTMAGWIKFFSTKPVITPDDLKRLRLGIIPGQEGMERIWKNMGYRVLPVDTIDWLSSFQGGMIEATFTSPLAAAAYQVFGVANHMLEYPISPLLGALVFSDRSWKRIPESLRIRLLESAQEHIKPLYERSTQLEEEAMSIMKENGLVVHTLSDQQWELWEEEIAHAYSSGLDKDYSGDVLQEIQAYLEEYRKK
- a CDS encoding galactokinase, whose product is MTSKGKLDTLFANQFRRESSCLVVSPGRTELCGNHTDHNRGKVLAAAIDLAKTAAVAARDDMRVEIITEGLPERVDLIIDNDEPRKEEQGSSAALVRGVIAALHRKGFKTKGFSAFVRSRVALGSGLSSSASFEVLIAKIISRLFNNDTIDPLTMALAGQEAENRFFGKPCGLMDQIACSYGGIVSVDLEYPDKPIIESVDFSFYDHGYTLAVIHTGGSHADLTGDYAAVPQEMEAVARFFGKTACRQLSRNQIFEELPSLRKSVGDRAVLRALHFFNENARVTEAAEALKKGDMQEYLSIIRASAKSSRDLLQNIYSPSKPEEQNISMALALAEELIDNDGACRVHGGGFAGTIQVYVPNDRFSFFRERMEHYLGKGSVTPILISSTGSDKLDHQPSTVV
- the manA gene encoding mannose-6-phosphate isomerase, class I; its protein translation is MKCDAYFLQNIVQHYPWGEETAIPELLGIKADGRPFAELWMGDHPRGPSKVLSNEGKFEELGDLLSTNPEAFLGSGINGKYGGRLPFLFKVLAAKTPLSIQAHPNKAQAEAGFAREEAAGIPIDAPHRNYRDRNHKPEIIAALTPFTAMCGFRDRSEIIDGFSRLKSRTAEEKLLPLLKGKEHALSSFFTALLNLEKEDSKELTDALASWAREERGPLDGKQKEAALVRRFIDYYPDDPAVSAPLYLNVIRLAPGQALYQPAGLLHAYVEGVGVELMANSDNVLRGGLTHKHIDMNELESVLIFSSATPAILTPVKSNTGLFRYQTPAQEFELQRFDGGEATIEGRFPAVVLVTKGHLLFRVSGQADSVEAKRGQSLFLPASCGLQIKGEGQAYIATLPGDLLGEIIS
- a CDS encoding diphosphate--fructose-6-phosphate 1-phosphotransferase, which gives rise to MNISLLQKSRYGYKPVLPKALSGDLGTLKTVKGEATESVANQNELKQLFPIGYGKPIVTFEPGEGSVTSRALKVGVILSGGQAPGGHNVIAGLYDGLKRCNPESKLFGFLGGPSGILNDKAIELTDGYVDQYRNTGGFDIIGSGRTKLETEEQFARCAEVCKARGIEAIVIIGGDDSNTNAAVLAEYFARQKHDLSVIGVPKTIDGDLKNEQIEVSFGFDTATKTYSELIGNIERDANSAKKYWHFIKLMGRSASHICLECALQTHPSIALISEEVEEKGMTLNEIVNQIVDVVVTRSKEGEEFGVALVPEGLIEFVPEMKHLIEELNDLLAHHEEHFSTLRTFEDQSEWVNKNLSRDSSYVFSSLPNNIQRQLLMDRDPHGNVQVSRIETEQLLIEMVADKLEEMKHDGKYAGKFSTQHHFFGYEGRCAFPSNFDANYCYALGFNAAILIREGLSGYISSIRNLGEPASEWVAGGIPLTMMMNMELRHGEMKPVIKKALVDLSGAPFRTFVAHRDEWAIKTSFTYPGAIQYYGPDEVCNKPTISLSLEAGKELI